GGTTATAGGACCTTTGGTTCGGGTCTTGGAAATTGGCAGTGTGTTGGGAAAAGAGGCTGCTGCTAGAAGTTTACAGAAATTAACTGAGAAATCTGATAATGCTTGGTCAGTTTCAGCTCACGGTGGTGTCACAGCTCTGTTAAAAATATGCGCTAGTGCTGATTCTAATGAAGAACTCATTGGTCCAGCTTCTGGGGTATTAAGAAACCTTGTTGGTGTTGAAGAAATAAAGAGATTTATGATTGAAGAAGGTGTTGTTTCTAGATTTATCAAGCTTGCAAGATCAAGAGGTGAAGCTGTGCAGATAAGTTCAATTGAATTCCTCCAGAATATTGCTTCTGGAGACGAATCAGTTAGGCAATTGGTAGTTAGAGAAGGTGGAATTCGCGCATTAGTACACCTTCTCGATCCAAAAATTTCATCTACTTACAAATTCCGAGAGATAGCATTAAGGGCAATTGAGAATTTATGCTTCTCTTCCAAAAGTTGTATCAATATATTGACCAACTACGGATTTCTGGATCAGCTGCTTTTCTTTCTTCGAAATGGAGATGTTTCAATTCAGGAATTAGCATTAAAAGTATCATTTAAGCTATCTGGAACATCTGAGGAGGCTAAAAAAGCAATGGGTGATACTGGTTTTATGTCTGAGTTTGTTAGATTTCTTGATGCAAAATCATTTGAAGTTAGAGAAATGGCATCTGAGGCACTCACTGGCATGGTTTCAGTGCCTAAAAATCGAAAAATATTCGTGCAGGATGATCGCAACATTGGCTTTCTTCTTCAATTGCTTGATCAAGAAGAGGCAAATTCATCAGGTAATAAAAAATTCTTGATATCTATATTAATTTCATTGACAAGTAGCAACAATGGAAGAAGAAAAATTGTCAATTCTGGTTATTTGAAGAACATAGAGAAACTTGCAGAGGCTGAAGTTTCAGATGCTAAAAGGCTTGTCAGGAAGCTTTCTACAAATAGATTTCGTAGTATGTTGaatggattatggcattcttgaatgtaatttttttttttttaactttttagcTTATTTTCACTGTACATTTTACGTAAAGTGGTTTCAAAGTTACGTTAGTGGAATCAAAGTTTTTCTCTTTGTGCCTCAATCTCAAATATCAGAGTCCTCTTTGTTTTTCCTCTCAATTTTTTTCCTTTCTGCAAAATGAACAGCTTTAGACTTTAGAGCAGCTCTTGCTTAATTTGTAACTATATCTAATTTCTAGAGAAAAGGTgctatagattctgttgaacatattctgcaatgttgaAATTTTTTTAACGGAATAAGACACAAGAGGGAATGTAATTGTTGTTAATTAATCATCTTTTGCTGGGTAATACAAAAATTAATTTTGTATGCATTTGTGGACGAGCACATGGGGAACCCATGAAACCCAGAGAGGCATGTGAATAGTGGCAATCAATCTTTCGTCCATCTTACTATTACGGACAATGAAGATAGCGATGGATGAATTTCTGGCTGTATTTGCTTGTCATTTTTTCCATCCGTCTCTTTGCCTTGGCAGTTTTATATTCTCCATAATGAGACATGTTTTCAAGATTTTGTCTTATGCTAAAGTATGCCATAATTATTAGCATATAATTAAGCATCCTAATCATCTCTTAATCCCACATCATGACACCTTGCCTACCTGAATTATTAGGCATTTAAGGTGCTGAATTTCTGATCAGTATTAGCAAATCATCATCAATTTGGCCTTTGAAAATCAAACTGGAAAAGGTAAACCTACTCTAAAATGAATTATATACAATGTAGAATAGATGGGTTTGGTCGCATGCCTTAATAGTAAGGGCCTAATTGTTG
The Hevea brasiliensis isolate MT/VB/25A 57/8 chromosome 18, ASM3005281v1, whole genome shotgun sequence genome window above contains:
- the LOC110666724 gene encoding uncharacterized protein LOC110666724, coding for MRQDNPRQDQSSAASSSTSSLRQAIEVVSSLISFSDGIRVFPVKWQMLRNKLEELNTSLIAIANCDSTQNPILSGLVSAIILAANNCYDLARSCVDLSYSGKLLMQSDLDVMAAKFDRLLKNLSGICTAGVLTQGFAIVVSKPGLNACKDDMRFYVRDLLTRMKIGDTEMKRQALVNLREVVVEDERYFRVIVEVGDIVHILVNLLDSPEIGIQEEAAKVVSLISGFDSFKPVLVGSGVIGPLVRVLEIGSVLGKEAAARSLQKLTEKSDNAWSVSAHGGVTALLKICASADSNEELIGPASGVLRNLVGVEEIKRFMIEEGVVSRFIKLARSRGEAVQISSIEFLQNIASGDESVRQLVVREGGIRALVHLLDPKISSTYKFREIALRAIENLCFSSKSCINILTNYGFLDQLLFFLRNGDVSIQELALKVSFKLSGTSEEAKKAMGDTGFMSEFVRFLDAKSFEVREMASEALTGMVSVPKNRKIFVQDDRNIGFLLQLLDQEEANSSGNKKFLISILISLTSSNNGRRKIVNSGYLKNIEKLAEAEVSDAKRLVRKLSTNRFRSMLNGLWHS